The sequence ttcTCTCAGATATGCAAATAACGAGATTTTAAAGttattcatttgaataaaaatgcataaatatatatagTCAACGTGTTGAGTACAAATACTTAGACTTGAGTTTCACGTCTAACCGGAAGTACACGGGCTATCACGACTCCATGTTTCATCACAGCAGCTCGTGCGTCTGACTCCCGAGCCAATCAGGCGCAGACGAGGGCGGGTCTTAGCGTGGCCATAGTAGTTGCGTAAATTAGCCTGCCGAGGCGCGCACGTATTTAATGGTCTGTTTACGTCCAATCTGTGGAGTCTCTTCTCCTGTGACCTGCTGCTGATTAGTCGGCGAACTGGCTGATGATATGACAGTATTCTGACATTTCGGACGCCTGTTTAAGGAGGCCGGCCGCAGTGTTAGCTAGCAGAGGTCGTCATGGATCTCCTGTAGTTCAGTCTCGCTAGCTTTCCTCAGGCAGTGTGGCTGACAGCGAGAACTGGGACAAGGGACTTGGGTGCTTCTCACGTTAGCTAGCGACGCAACTTAGCTAAACGTTGTGAAGCAGCCTTGCTGCTGCGACAGGtatcataataatcatattgacaatttgttttgtgtgtgtcgcTTCATGTGTTGTCCTTCTCTGGCTATCAGCTCTATTCCCATGGCTGTGTTTTCCTAGTTGTGTAGCCTTAGCATTAGTGTTTGCTAATGTGTAGCTATAGTTATTGCCTCCCAGTGGTGGAAAAAGTGTTCAAATCCTTTAACGGTAAGTTTCATTAAGACTACTATAGTGCACGATTGCTACGTTTAAACTTAAAAGCATGAATTAAATTTAGTAGGCCTGATGGCAATAAATCATGAACTCATATTACTGAAGAAAAGGATCTGTCGGTCTGATTTAATGTGCTTTGACTGGTATTTTAATCTGGTAACGCCAGCTGTCAGAGACTTAAAGAATATTTGCTTCAAAAATAGTGGAAATCAACTTTGCTTACAGGTGAGGCCAATTTTGTGCCCCCATTATTTCAACAAACATCAAACAAGAtcacttgacttttttttttcaaatagaaCACAAAATTAGACTTGGTCTGACATCTGCAGTCTTATTGGATCTAACCAGCATTGTAGACTTTACCTTCTTCCTTCTGCTGCTATGTTATGATTCACAACCAGGCTCAACATTCTGGTTCCTGAAGGCCTCCAGTTCCAGAATACTACTGGGTTGATGTTGTGCAACCACCTTCTTGAAATCCCACCAGAGCCTTTCAATGGGATTCCAGTAAGGAGTTTGTGATGGCTTAAAAATGACCAAGGACTTCTTGAACCAAGCCTTTGTGATGTTCGTGATCTGCTTGGTCTTTGTCCTTTTGGAATATCAAATGATATCCAAGCTTTCTCGCAGATTGTGAGGTCTTCTTCTGGAATGAGGCACATCTTTTCAACACATCCTAAATTCTTCCTCTAGTACTTAATTTTCCACCCAGTTTTCTGCATAATGACGTTCCAGAATATTTAGGTCTTATACAGGTGTTTTTTTATTAGAGTAAACCTTTCTCGTGCTTGTGGGTCAGCAGCAGTGATCACCTTGGAGTCGAGAAGTGGAGCTGTTAAAAATAGGCCTGAACATAAATAAAAGAGTCTTCTGTTAAAGTCCGTCCATGCTCTCCAGCACAGTGTTTTAACAACAACTAATTTCCCTATATGTACTTTGAGTAATGTAATTCTGGGGGTTGGATAATTTTAAGACTTCACCGGTGATAAAATGTAGTATTTTATGTTTGAAGAAAACAACTCTGAATCTATTTTGAGTTATTTGAGCTATTTAACCTGTTACAGCAAATAGCTGATGATTATTATATTGGACAGTAAAGCTCCAACTGTACCTTCAAATATTATTGTTTCATGATGCTGCTCTACGCTTCTTTTGGAATCTCACGTTAAAAATCCATTTAAGTCACACTCACTCACTGGAAGTGATTCTTACAAATGTTAAGTGTTTCAATTTAACAATATAGTTAAAGTAACTTGTGTCTCTGGTTCAGATTCCTGGAGCAGTTTGAGATCATTCACAGATCCTCAGGTCAGCATGGCTCCCAAGGACATCATGACCAATTCCCATGCCAAATCAATCCTCAATGCCATGAACGCGCTTCGCAAGAGCAACACGCTCTGTGACATCACTCTGAGGGTGGAGAACACAGATTTTCCAGCTCACCGGATTGTCTTGGCTGCCTGCAGCGACTACTTTTGTGCCATGTTCACCAGTGAGGTAACACTGAAAGTGTTGGAGTACTTGCTGCTGACATAACTAGTTTATCACCATCTACAACACATAACAATGAAAGACAGTGAGATGCCCAGGCTTCAAAATTTAATAtgatcccttttttttaaacctttctgATAGTTTGAATGTAGTCAATAAGGATAAAAATGTTCTGACTAACTCCCCCAGGGATTTATTGTACCAACACTTCTGTTTGTTTGGCTCTGCAGCTTGCAGAAAAGGGGAAATCTTTTGTGGACATCCAGGGACTCACTGCAGCTACAATGGAGATATTGTTGGACTTTGTCTACACAGAGACGGTGTTAGTCACCGTGGAGAACGTACAGGAGCTGCTCCCTGCTGCTTGCCTGCTTCAGCTCAAAGGTGGGTTTAGGAGTGGCTGCCAGGCTTTGAGTTAACATTTGTGTGCGTGAGTCATCTGATATCGTTGTGACTGGAACCAAAGGATAGCTGCTGCTGTTGAAATTTAGAAGATATTAAAACGTTACAATTGTAATTGACAAGCTTTTCAAATCTCCACTGTACAATTTAGTGGCATTGAGTCACAAGCTTGTAGATTGCCGCCAATTATACACCCCTTACATCACCCTATTTTTTAAGTGATATGAACAAATCAATATTGTATATCCAGAAAATGTGGCAATAAATTTTTGCAGATACTGGACTTTACCCATGTTTTTATTTGGCTATAGAAGATAATGATAAACATGCAGATTAATAAATGGAGTTGTGCAACATTTAATTATGGGTTCTTTAGTTTCAAGCTCCAGCAAACATCATTAGTGCCAGCTTGTGTAGCTAGCTATGCAGTTCTTGCCTAAATGACGATTATTTATACATCGCTTTTACAGATGGATTTTACAGATGCTTtctacagatgcaatatttgctttgaggatattgatagagaggtacagagaaggctagatggagctgcattttgtttttgtagatctggagaaaagcttatgacagggtacccagagaggaactgtggtattgtatgaggaagtctggagtggcagagaatgttagagcggtgcaggacatgtatgaggactgtaagacagtggtgaggtgtgctgtaggtgtgacagaggagttcaaggtggaggtgggactgcatcagggatcagctctgagccccttcttgttcgctatggtgatgaacaggctgacagatgaggttagacaggaatctccatggactaggatgtttgcagatgacattgtgatctgtagtgagagcagggaacaggtggaggagaagctatagaggtggaggtttgtcctagaaaggagaggaatgaaggttagccacagtaagacagagtacatgtgtgtgaatgagagggacccaagtggaagagtgaggttacagggagaagagatcaagaaggtggaggattttaagtacttagggtcaacagtctagagcaatggagagtgtggaaaagaggtgaagaagcgtgtacaagcaggatggaacaggtggagaaaagtttcaggtgtgatagaagagtttcagctaaaatgaaaggaaaggtggacaaaactgtggtgagaccagcgatgttgtttggtctagagacagtgtcactgaggaaaagacaggaagcagggctggaggtagcagagatgaaaatgctgaggttctctctgggagtgaccaggatagataggatcaggaatgagtacatcagagggacagcacatgttagaggttttggagataaagtcagagaggccagactgagatggtttggacatgtccagaggagagatagtgaatatattggtagaaggatgctgagttttgaactgccaggcaggagacctagaggaagaccaaagaggaggtttatggatgtagtgaaagaggacatgaaggtagttggtgtgagagaagaggatgcagaagacagggttagatggaggcaattgatttgctgtggcgacccatgaatggaaaagccgaaaggaaaagaagatttatgCATCACTTTTCAAATGAAGTATTTTCAACATTTACAAGTTTAAGAGCTGTAGAAATGACACAGAGTCGCATCTATCTATGTTTAAATGATGTATATgagattaaaaatgtgtctATCTTCTTCAGGGGTGAAAAGAGCTTGCTGTGAGTTTTTGGAAAGTCAGCTCGATCCCTCTAACTGCCTGGGTATCCGAGACTTTGCAGAGACCCACAATTGCCTGGAGCTGATGCAAGCTGCCGACCTCTTTTCCCAAAAGCATTTTTCTGAGGTGGTTCAGCACGAGGAGTTCATGCTGCTCAGCCAGACCGAAGTTGAAAAGCTTATAAAATGCGATGAAATTCAGGTGAGGGAAAACCGCATGTCATGAGGTTTTCGATGTTACTGTATGTCAGTAATGCAGGTGGAAGCCTTTTAGATAACTAATGTTTGAAATATTGAAACCACACTAACTGTATCTGCTCCCTGATCCACCTGAAGGTGGCGTCTTAAGTCTGTTAAAGGACCTCAATGTCAAATAGATGAAAACTTTTGACTTTCCCTGCttttaaacagtaaaaaacagGTACAGGCCTGCTGTATTCTTCTTCAGTAACCCCCCAccctaccccaccccccaaacacacacatacatgcacacacacttttatggATTTAGCTGACAATGAAATTGCAGGGAAGAAAATCTAATTTAATGTTTCTTATGCTCTGGAAATTCCTGATCCCAGCCACATGACTTCTTGAAAAAACTGTTATCACACAATGATTTATAGATTTCAAAATCAGTTCCTTTGCAGTTCTTCCTGTCGCTTTTTGTTATTTATACACCAAAACTAGAGCATAAGTGTAAATCATGCATAATTCACCCTCAGTAAATTTCCTCtgtgcattttctttcttgctttgCCTACAGCAGAGACGCTGCATGCACCTTACTACATTCACCAATTGCAGTGTCAATGTTTATCTGCTGCCGCGTCGGTTTTATGGGCAAGGTACTGAAACACTGAGTAGGTGGTTGGATAGCAGagcaaaatgtttgtttttagctGCTTTGACCTCCTCCAACAGTGATGCATATCCAGACACCAGACACCTTCTGGCAActttcctgaggaatcttatcCCAGTCCTTCAGTTCTGGCATATTCCTGGAGTCACAATTTGCAATCACCTTCAAATGCTTCTGAAGATTTTCTGAGATCCAGATCAGATGACATCCAGGAAGTTTTGTCCTAGGATTTCCTGATACTTGCCCTCTAAATTTTGTAACTTAGCGCTCTTTGAACCTATCTTGTGTTTTCATTAGTACAGCTGTTAAATAGGATTTTTGATTCATTGGCAAAATTGACTATGAGGTTTGAATGATTTTGTTTCCACCAGTCTGTGCAAGTCACACTAATCGTACAtgctgtctgtgtgtaggtGGACTCAGAGGAGCCTGTGTTTGAATCAGTGTTAAACTGGGTCAAACACAACCGGAAAGACCGAGAACCCTACCTGCCGGACATGCTGGAGTTTGTTCGAATGCCACTCCTGACACCGCGCTACATCACAGATGTCATTGACATTGAGGTGAGCCAGGTGATACTCATCGAGTACCCAACACAATCTCTGGGTTTAGTTTTGGTGATTAAGCATAATTTGATGTGTTTCAGCCCCTCATTCGGTGTAGCCTGCCATGTCGAGACCTTGTTGATGAAGCCAAGAAATTTCACTTACGACCGGAGCTGAGGAGTGAGATGCAGGGCCCACGCACACAAGCTAGATTAGGTGAGACTCCTGTTGTAGTGGTGGTGTAGCTTGATGCATACCTGTTGACCTGTTTTGTTGTCCAATTGATGCTAAATGATTTCTGGGTGTTTTCAGGTGCCAAAGAAGTCCTGCTGGTTATAGGTGGCTTTGGCAGCCAGCAGTCACCGATAGACATAGTGGAAAAATACGATCCCAAAACACAAGAATGGACCTTCCTTCCCGTAAGTATTGAACACGTGAAAGAGATTCTTTATGATCCATTTAGTCTGGGTGTATATGGATAATGCAGACACGTGTCTTGACCAGAACATTGCACGAAAAAGGCGTTACGTCGCCACCGTCTCCCTCCATGACCGCGTTTATGTGATCGGAGGCTACGACGGCCGGTCGAGGCTCAGCTCCGTGGAGTGCCTGGATTACACAGCAGATGAGGACGGCGTGTGGTACACCGTTGCCACCATGAATGTACGCCGCGGCCTCGCTGGAGCCACAACGCTCGGAGGTAGGCAGGCTTCTATTCCGGCTGCAGTACCACATTACTGTGTTCTTCTGTATAAATATACGGTTGTGTTTGCTCTGGACAGACATGATTTATGTCGCCGGGGGCTTCGATGGCAGCCGACGCCACACCAGCATGGAGCGATACGACCCCAACATCGAccagtggagcatgctgggtgatATGCAGACAGCCAGAGAAGGAGCTGGATTGGTGGTGGCCAGTGGACTCATATACTGTTTAGGTAACATCAAACTTGTTATTTTATCTGCCAGtttctgatcatttttattcaattaatTTGAAAATCAGATCCCAGTCAAACATAAGGAAGGCTTGTTGGTTACCTTCATGTGGGTAAAAGAAAAGTAACGTAAAGGAAACCCAAAGGTGGAAcctgtcacttaaaattaatgaaaaaaattgatttaaataataaacaattttCTTGTAGGCTACTGATTTAAGTTTGTTGAAGATTTTTGAAGGAATAAGAAACTGTCTTTCAGTTTGAGATCATTTTAATCCAGAGAAGAGACGCTTTAC is a genomic window of Antennarius striatus isolate MH-2024 chromosome 2, ASM4005453v1, whole genome shotgun sequence containing:
- the LOC137614051 gene encoding kelch-like protein 12, whose product is MCSYSYCLPVVEKVFKSFNDSWSSLRSFTDPQVSMAPKDIMTNSHAKSILNAMNALRKSNTLCDITLRVENTDFPAHRIVLAACSDYFCAMFTSELAEKGKSFVDIQGLTAATMEILLDFVYTETVLVTVENVQELLPAACLLQLKGVKRACCEFLESQLDPSNCLGIRDFAETHNCLELMQAADLFSQKHFSEVVQHEEFMLLSQTEVEKLIKCDEIQVDSEEPVFESVLNWVKHNRKDREPYLPDMLEFVRMPLLTPRYITDVIDIEPLIRCSLPCRDLVDEAKKFHLRPELRSEMQGPRTQARLGAKEVLLVIGGFGSQQSPIDIVEKYDPKTQEWTFLPNIARKRRYVATVSLHDRVYVIGGYDGRSRLSSVECLDYTADEDGVWYTVATMNVRRGLAGATTLGDMIYVAGGFDGSRRHTSMERYDPNIDQWSMLGDMQTAREGAGLVVASGLIYCLGGYDGLNILNSVERYDPHTGHWTSVTPMATKRSGAGVALLNDHIYVVGGFDGVSHLDSVEVYNIRTDYWATVASMTTPRCYVGATVLRGRLYAIAGYDGNSLLSSIECYDPVVDSWEVVTSMATQRCDAGVCVLREK